In Salmo salar chromosome ssa03, Ssal_v3.1, whole genome shotgun sequence, a single genomic region encodes these proteins:
- the LOC106599554 gene encoding E3 ubiquitin-protein ligase TRIM39, protein MASSEEQLQCSICLDVFAEPVTTPCGHNFCKACIRGYWDSTDVCKCPTCKNTFKRPDPFFNTFISVKAAQFKNLAPVHVTPITPGQAQTTTLDKSGEVPCDICTETKHMALKSCLVCLTSYCATHLEHHRIVASLKKHKLIDPVENLEDRVCKKHERPLELFCKRDQACVCQFCTETDHKTHKTVPIEEEYGERKAQMGKSKGTFQKMIQERLLKVKEIEQAVELSKRDAEREIADSLQVFTALVRSIERNQAELIEVVEEKQKAAERQAEGLIEELEQEITELKRRSTELEQLSDIKDHLHLLQSSTSLYTTLPPTKNWSEISVHSDLCVGTVRRAVSQLEETLNKEMEMFPQIKLKRMQQCAVDVTLDPDTAFPYLILSDDRKEVRYGAIKQELPDNPERFDCHPRVLGMEGFSSGKFYYEVQVKEKTWWALGVARESINRKGMNVLSPEFGAWTIELRNRNEYGARTEFVVPLTMREKPQKVGVFVDYKKGQVSFYDVEARSHIYSFTGCTFTERLYPLLSSPDPSGDNSAPLIFSPIMSTEFSQ, encoded by the coding sequence ATGGCTTCCTCTGAAGAGCAGCTCCAGTGTTCTATCTGTCTAGATGTGTTCGCTGAGCCAGTCACCACTCCCTGTGGACACAACTTCTGCAAGGCCTGTATCAGAGGATACTGGGATAGCACTGACGTGTGCAAGTGTCCCACATGTAAAAATACATTTAAGAGACCAGATCCCTTTTTCAATACTTTCATTTCTGTGAAGGCTGCTCAATTCAAGAACTTAGCTCCAGTTCATGTCACACCCATCACCCCAGGACAAGCCCAAACCACAACCCTCGACAAATCTGGAGAAGTACCATGTGACATCTGCACTGAGACAAAGCACATGGCCCTGAagtcctgtctggtgtgtctgaCCTCTTATTGTGCGACTCACCTGGAGCATCATCGGATAGTGGCGTCTTTAAAGAAGCACAAGCTGATTGACCCTGTGGAGAACCTGGAAGACAGGGTGTGTAAGAAGCATGAGAGACCCCTGGAGCTGTTCTGTAAGAGAGACcaagcatgtgtgtgtcagtTCTGCACCGAGACGGACCACAAGACTCATAAGACTGTCCCCATAGAGGAAGAGTATGGAGAGAGGAAAGCTCAGATGGGGAAAAGTAAGGGTACATTTCAGAAGATGATCCAGGAGAGACTGCTGAAGGTTAAGGAGATCGAACAGGCAGTAGAGCTCAgcaagagagatgcagagagagagatagcagacaGTTTGCAGGTCTTCACTGCTCTGGTTCGTTCCATTGAGAGAAACCAGGCTGAGCTCATTGAGGTGGTTGAGGAGAAGCAGAaagcagcagagagacaggctgaAGGGCTCATTGAAGAGCTGGAGCAAGAAATCACTGAACTAAAgaggagaagcactgagctggagcagctctcagatATTAaggaccacctccacctccttcaGAGCTCCACATCCCTCTATACCACACTTCCACCTACCAAGAACTGGTCTGAGATCAGTGTTCACAGCGACCTGTGTGTTGGGACTGTGAGGAGAGCTGTGTCTCAACTGGAGGAGACACTCAATAAAGAGATGGAGATGTTTCCTCAAATCAAGCTGAAGAGGATGCAGCAGTGTGCAGTGGATGTGACGCTGGACCCTGACACAGCATTTCCTTATCTTATCCTGTCTGATGACCGGAAAGAAGTGAGATATGGAGCCATAAAGCAGGAACTCCCTGACAACCCAGAGAGGTTTGATTGTCATCCCCGTGTGTTAGGAATGGAGGGGTTCTCTTCAGGGAAATTCTACTATGAGGTACAGGTGAAGGAGAAGACTTGGTGGGCTTTAGGAGTTGCTAGAGAGTCCATCAACAGGAAGGGGATGAATGTACTGAGTCCTGAATTTGGAGCCTGGACTATAGAGCTGAGGAATAGGAATGAGTATGGAGCTCGCACTGAGTTTGTAGTTCCCCTCACCATGAGAGAGAAGCCCCAGAAAGTGGGTGTGTTTGTAGATTATAAGAAGGGTCAGGTCTCCTTTTAcgatgtggaggccaggtctcaTATCTACTCTTTCACTGGCTGCACCTTCACTGAGAGACTCTACCCACTGTTGTCTTCACCTGATCCTTCTGGTGATAACTCAGCTCCACTTATCTTCTCTCCCATCATGTCAACTGAGTTTAGTCAATAG